The following are from one region of the Mesorhizobium sp. B2-8-5 genome:
- a CDS encoding AraC family transcriptional regulator, with translation MNGLPNPIEADVGRRRELVELAIALAERIGYNATALESVRVLRTEAVLHDVPVLYEPGAVFVLQGSKRGILEREVYLYDEEHYLAVSVPVPFRMESTASPDRPLLAVYVEFDMRLAAEIAAQLETHSAMASGRPRSLVSSRMGSDIEDVLLRLLTALRNPAETAVLGSSLLRELHYRVLIGPQGGAMIAALQQRGRSGRIVRSLAWLRENYSSEISVGDLAGEAGMSVPSYHVHFKEMTGSSPMQYVKAMRLHEARLMIVRKGTIAQVAASVGYASAAQFSRDFKRHFGRTASEEMNWVRRHLGELAWAE, from the coding sequence ATGAATGGCTTGCCAAATCCTATTGAAGCGGACGTCGGACGAAGACGGGAACTGGTCGAGTTGGCCATAGCTCTCGCCGAACGCATTGGATACAATGCGACCGCGCTTGAGAGCGTGCGGGTGCTCCGGACGGAGGCAGTGCTCCATGACGTCCCGGTGCTTTATGAGCCGGGCGCGGTGTTCGTCCTGCAGGGGAGCAAGCGGGGCATCCTGGAGCGGGAGGTCTACCTCTACGATGAAGAACATTATCTGGCCGTATCGGTGCCGGTTCCGTTTCGAATGGAGTCGACGGCCAGCCCCGATCGCCCGCTGCTTGCGGTCTATGTCGAGTTCGACATGCGGCTGGCGGCCGAGATTGCAGCACAGCTGGAGACGCATTCCGCAATGGCAAGCGGCAGGCCGCGAAGCCTCGTCTCGAGCAGGATGGGCTCCGACATCGAGGATGTCCTGCTGCGCCTGCTGACGGCGCTTCGCAATCCTGCCGAGACCGCCGTTCTTGGATCAAGCCTTCTGCGCGAGCTGCATTACCGGGTCCTGATTGGTCCGCAAGGCGGCGCGATGATCGCGGCCCTGCAGCAAAGGGGCCGGTCGGGGAGGATCGTGCGGAGCCTCGCATGGCTGCGGGAAAACTACAGCTCCGAAATCTCGGTCGGCGATCTGGCGGGAGAAGCAGGCATGAGCGTGCCTTCCTACCACGTTCATTTCAAGGAGATGACCGGAAGCAGCCCGATGCAGTACGTGAAAGCGATGCGGCTGCACGAGGCAAGACTGATGATCGTACGCAAGGGCACGATCGCTCAGGTCGCGGCTTCGGTCGGCTATGCGAGCGCGGCTCAGTTCAGCCGCGACTTCAAGCGGCATTTTGGACGGACGGCTTCTGAGGAGATGAACTGGGTCCGTCGTCACTTGGGCGAGCTCGCCTGGGCGGAGTAG
- a CDS encoding endonuclease/exonuclease/phosphatase family protein — protein MEIDDIKGRSLPETVLLSIRGRSARKARATPRKRVNGAEIVVASYNVHKCIGTDRRFDPERTGRVIREISPDVIALQEADNRFGDRAGLLDLARLEHDTGLVPVPVIGNGKGHGWRGNVLLFKRGSVRDVHQIKLPGLEPRGALVAEIDLDEKRSLRVIAAHLGLLRRSRSEQARVVLDIMSSADERPTLLLGDLNEWRLGNRSALNTLHTTFGPTPPAVPTFPSGLPVLALDRIMGNRHDLVSGVEAHDTPLSRVASDHLPLTAFVHL, from the coding sequence ATGGAGATAGACGACATCAAAGGACGCAGTCTGCCCGAGACGGTGCTGCTCTCGATCCGCGGCAGAAGCGCGCGCAAGGCGCGGGCGACGCCGCGCAAGCGCGTCAACGGCGCCGAGATCGTCGTTGCCTCCTACAATGTCCACAAATGCATCGGCACCGACCGCAGGTTCGATCCTGAGCGGACGGGGCGCGTCATCCGCGAAATCAGCCCCGACGTGATCGCCCTGCAGGAGGCCGACAACCGCTTCGGCGACCGCGCCGGTCTGCTCGATCTTGCCCGCCTCGAACACGATACCGGGCTGGTGCCGGTGCCGGTCATCGGCAACGGCAAGGGACATGGCTGGCGCGGCAACGTGCTTCTGTTCAAGCGCGGCAGCGTGCGCGACGTCCACCAGATCAAGCTGCCGGGGCTGGAGCCGCGCGGCGCGCTGGTCGCCGAGATCGATCTCGACGAGAAACGGTCGCTGCGGGTCATTGCCGCCCATCTCGGCCTGCTGCGCCGCTCGCGCTCGGAACAGGCCCGCGTCGTGCTCGACATCATGAGCAGCGCCGACGAAAGGCCGACGCTGCTGCTCGGCGACCTCAACGAATGGCGGCTCGGCAACCGCTCGGCGCTGAACACGCTGCACACGACATTCGGCCCGACGCCGCCGGCGGTGCCGACTTTCCCATCCGGCCTGCCGGTGCTGGCGCTCGACCGCATCATGGGCAACCGGCACGATCTGGTTTCAGGCGTCGAGGCGCATGACACGCCGCTGTCCCGCGTCGCCTCCGACCACCTGCCGCTGACGGCGTTCGTGCATTTGTAG
- a CDS encoding phospholipase D-like domain-containing protein — MFEAIASHWSTLILILSLAMAAVGIVHAIMTKEDVRAATGWVGVMLLSPFLGAIIYAIAGINRIRRATISAMRPVSSEAAAARHDRDVALEALISAEFGQRFTGLKTLGDRVARRPLTSGNTIAVLKTGDEAYTAMCRAIDAAQRSVLLETYIFDNDAVGALFVQSLGNAVKRGVTVRVLIDAVGVRYSVPSILKQLREADVTVDLFNGNIVMGLRLPYANLRTHRKILIVDGTVAFTGGMNIRKGFSAEFAGSDSSRDTHFEVTGPVVADLFSVAAEDWRFAGNEALKDGPWQVERAVPPPGQPMLVRAVATGPDASNETNLKLLMGAFSVARKSIRIMSPYFLPDREFISALTTAGRRGVEIDIVVPAVNNLFLVDHAMTAQFDQVLKHYCRVWRHEGSFDHSKLMAIDGVWAYVGSSNLDARSLRLNFEIDMEVLDENFAAEIDARIAAAISTAQPVTLQTLRERPFIIRVFDRLLWLGSPYL; from the coding sequence ATGTTCGAGGCGATTGCGAGTCACTGGTCCACGCTTATCCTGATCCTGTCGCTGGCGATGGCGGCGGTGGGCATCGTTCACGCCATCATGACGAAGGAAGACGTGCGCGCGGCCACCGGCTGGGTGGGCGTGATGCTCTTGTCACCCTTTCTCGGCGCGATCATCTACGCCATTGCCGGCATCAACCGCATCCGCCGCGCGACGATCAGCGCCATGCGTCCCGTTTCCAGCGAGGCGGCTGCCGCCAGGCACGACCGCGACGTCGCGCTGGAAGCCCTGATCAGCGCCGAATTCGGCCAGCGCTTCACCGGGCTGAAGACGCTTGGCGACAGGGTGGCGCGGCGTCCGCTCACATCGGGAAACACCATCGCCGTGCTCAAGACCGGCGACGAGGCCTATACGGCGATGTGCCGGGCGATCGACGCGGCGCAAAGAAGCGTGCTGCTCGAAACCTATATCTTCGACAATGACGCGGTGGGCGCGCTTTTCGTCCAGTCGCTCGGCAATGCCGTCAAACGCGGCGTCACCGTGCGGGTGCTGATCGACGCCGTCGGCGTGCGCTACTCGGTGCCCAGCATCCTGAAGCAGCTCAGGGAAGCCGACGTCACCGTCGATCTCTTCAACGGCAACATCGTCATGGGCTTGAGACTTCCTTATGCGAACCTCAGGACCCACAGGAAGATCCTGATCGTCGACGGCACGGTGGCGTTCACGGGAGGCATGAACATCCGCAAGGGTTTCTCGGCCGAATTCGCCGGTTCCGACAGTTCGCGCGACACGCATTTCGAAGTCACCGGGCCGGTGGTGGCCGATCTGTTCTCGGTTGCCGCCGAGGACTGGCGCTTTGCCGGCAACGAGGCCCTGAAGGACGGGCCCTGGCAGGTCGAGCGCGCGGTGCCGCCGCCCGGACAGCCGATGCTGGTGCGCGCGGTTGCGACCGGACCGGACGCGTCCAACGAAACCAATCTCAAGCTGCTGATGGGCGCGTTTTCGGTGGCCCGCAAATCGATACGCATCATGTCGCCCTATTTCTTGCCGGACCGCGAATTCATCAGCGCGCTGACCACGGCCGGCCGGCGCGGCGTCGAAATCGACATCGTCGTGCCGGCGGTGAACAACCTTTTCCTTGTCGACCATGCGATGACGGCGCAGTTCGACCAGGTTTTGAAACATTATTGCCGCGTCTGGCGCCATGAAGGCTCGTTCGACCATTCGAAGCTGATGGCGATCGACGGCGTGTGGGCCTATGTCGGCTCCTCCAATCTGGACGCCCGCTCGCTGAGGCTGAATTTCGAGATCGACATGGAAGTCCTGGATGAAAACTTCGCCGCCGAGATCGACGCCCGCATCGCGGCGGCCATCTCCACGGCCCAGCCGGTGACGCTGCAGACGCTGAGGGAAAGACCGTTCATAATCCGCGTCTTCGACCGTTTGCTGTGGCTGGGATCGCCCTATCTTTAG
- a CDS encoding aminopeptidase — protein sequence MASGVTGCTSISYYAQSLEGHVGIMAARKNVAKLIHDPSTPEALRAKLTSASAIRRFATEALALPDNSSYRSYVDVGRNDVTLAVFAAPQFSLAPVTWCFPVFGCVPYKGYFSRKDALGNAAELQRQGLDVYVTGITAYSTLGWFSDPLLSTMLRQNDTYLASLVFHELAHQKVYVNGDSAFNEAFAVAVETTGTRKWLRATGNRAGLRSYEVDRKRKADFLGLISKTRDELSQVYGSPRSPERMAAAKAATIDRLRIRYRQMRGKRWAGYRGYDAWFDSPINNAKLAATAVYSEEVPAFLRLLDLCSGDYPRFYASVRRIGALPAPSRAEALRTVAACH from the coding sequence ATGGCGTCCGGCGTGACCGGATGCACCAGCATTTCCTACTATGCGCAGTCTTTGGAGGGCCATGTCGGGATCATGGCCGCGCGCAAGAATGTTGCGAAGCTGATCCATGATCCTTCGACGCCAGAGGCGTTGCGCGCCAAGTTGACCTCGGCCAGCGCCATACGTCGCTTTGCCACGGAAGCACTGGCGCTGCCCGATAACAGCAGCTATCGCAGTTATGTCGACGTCGGTCGGAACGACGTGACCTTGGCGGTCTTTGCCGCGCCGCAATTCTCTCTCGCGCCGGTAACATGGTGCTTTCCGGTGTTCGGCTGCGTTCCCTACAAGGGTTATTTTTCGCGCAAGGACGCGCTCGGAAATGCCGCTGAACTGCAGCGACAGGGGCTGGACGTCTATGTGACGGGCATCACGGCCTATTCCACGCTGGGCTGGTTCAGCGACCCGCTGCTCAGCACCATGCTGCGTCAGAACGACACCTATCTGGCAAGCCTTGTCTTCCATGAGCTGGCGCATCAGAAAGTCTATGTGAACGGCGACTCCGCGTTCAACGAGGCTTTCGCGGTTGCCGTCGAAACCACCGGTACGAGGAAATGGCTGCGCGCCACCGGCAATCGCGCCGGATTGCGCAGTTACGAAGTCGATCGCAAGCGCAAGGCGGATTTTCTCGGACTGATATCGAAAACCCGGGACGAGTTGAGCCAGGTCTATGGAAGCCCGCGCAGCCCGGAGCGGATGGCGGCCGCCAAAGCCGCCACGATCGACAGGTTGCGGATACGCTACCGGCAAATGCGCGGCAAGCGATGGGCCGGATACCGCGGATATGACGCCTGGTTCGATAGCCCGATCAACAACGCAAAGCTTGCCGCGACCGCCGTCTACAGCGAAGAGGTTCCGGCGTTTCTTCGCTTGCTCGACTTGTGCTCCGGCGACTATCCAAGGTTCTACGCCTCTGTTCGGCGGATCGGGGCTTTGCCCGCGCCTTCACGTGCCGAGGCGCTTAGAACCGTGGCTGCGTGTCATTGA
- a CDS encoding class I SAM-dependent methyltransferase, with product MLDNYEMDRFGVIHQIDFTPIKYDKKYISYYEDLSDRTIKLGYQRLGWVLGITGEIPRSVLEIGYGTGTFIEAAKITGVADCAGCDIAEFPLPKGVRFVDWDQALAGTWDLVAMFDVLEHIPDLSFLSRLQTRHLAVAVPYCRWRELGADGDTWFAKWRMRLPNEHLHHFGRDSLVALLAASGFECVTLNCFEDGIRLRPGEAGPNILSGFFRKPKAPEAG from the coding sequence ATGTTGGACAACTATGAGATGGACAGGTTCGGCGTGATCCACCAGATCGACTTCACGCCGATCAAATATGACAAGAAATACATTTCCTACTACGAGGACCTGAGCGACCGGACCATCAAGCTCGGCTATCAGCGGCTTGGCTGGGTGCTCGGCATTACCGGCGAGATTCCTCGCTCGGTGCTGGAAATCGGATATGGCACCGGCACATTCATCGAAGCCGCCAAGATAACCGGCGTCGCCGATTGCGCCGGCTGCGACATCGCTGAATTCCCCCTGCCAAAGGGGGTTCGCTTCGTCGATTGGGATCAGGCGCTCGCCGGCACCTGGGACCTCGTCGCCATGTTCGATGTGCTTGAGCACATCCCGGATCTCAGTTTCCTCTCGCGCCTTCAGACCCGTCACCTGGCCGTCGCCGTCCCCTATTGCCGCTGGCGCGAGCTCGGCGCCGACGGCGATACATGGTTCGCCAAGTGGCGCATGCGGCTGCCCAACGAGCACCTGCACCATTTCGGCCGCGACTCGCTGGTAGCGCTCCTCGCGGCCAGCGGCTTCGAGTGCGTGACGCTGAACTGCTTCGAGGACGGAATCAGGTTGCGGCCCGGCGAAGCGGGTCCGAACATTCTGTCGGGCTTCTTCAGGAAGCCAAAGGCCCCTGAAGCCGGCTGA
- a CDS encoding oxidoreductase, protein MAKKTFFITGANSGFGLAIASAAIQMGHTVIGTVRSETSRAALARALPAIRTVICDVTEFDRVPDVVAQAEEEHGPVDVLINNAGYGHEGVLEESPLEEMRRQFDVNVFGAVAVAKAFLPRFRERRRGFIVNITSMGGMITMPGIAYYCGSKFALQGISEVMRSEMAPFGVRVTAVCPGSFRTDWAGRSMVRTERSIGDYDALFDPIREARQAKSGKQLGDPDKLATAVLALVESEAPPPQLLLGSDALRLVVERIQRLQQEIEAWRAVTISTDG, encoded by the coding sequence ATGGCAAAAAAGACCTTCTTCATCACCGGCGCCAATTCCGGCTTTGGCCTCGCCATCGCCTCCGCCGCCATCCAGATGGGCCATACGGTCATTGGCACCGTACGGTCCGAGACGTCACGCGCGGCACTTGCCAGAGCCCTTCCCGCGATCCGGACGGTCATCTGCGATGTCACGGAGTTCGACCGCGTGCCGGACGTCGTCGCGCAGGCGGAGGAAGAGCACGGACCCGTCGACGTCCTGATCAACAATGCCGGCTATGGCCACGAGGGCGTGCTTGAAGAGTCCCCGCTCGAAGAGATGCGGCGTCAGTTCGACGTGAACGTCTTCGGCGCCGTGGCGGTCGCCAAGGCGTTTCTTCCCAGGTTCCGCGAGCGACGCCGCGGATTCATCGTCAACATCACGTCGATGGGCGGCATGATTACAATGCCGGGCATTGCTTACTACTGTGGCAGCAAGTTCGCGCTCCAGGGCATATCGGAAGTGATGCGTTCGGAAATGGCTCCGTTCGGCGTTCGGGTTACGGCCGTCTGCCCCGGCTCTTTCCGGACGGACTGGGCCGGGCGCTCCATGGTCCGGACCGAAAGGTCCATCGGCGACTACGATGCGCTTTTCGATCCGATCCGAGAGGCCCGACAGGCGAAAAGCGGCAAGCAGCTTGGCGATCCCGACAAGCTTGCGACGGCCGTATTGGCTTTGGTGGAATCCGAAGCCCCGCCACCGCAGCTCCTGCTTGGCAGCGACGCCCTCAGGCTCGTGGTCGAGCGTATCCAGCGCCTGCAGCAAGAGATCGAAGCCTGGAGGGCGGTAACCATCTCGACCGATGGCTGA
- a CDS encoding BTAD domain-containing putative transcriptional regulator, producing the protein MQGGKGFIAGRISLFGGFRIEREAGSELLLTGKRGAAILAYLALCPGMAAPRERLADLLWSDSDSEHSRNSLRQTLSVLRRDLSRAGMDIIQSHKELIGIKANAVRVDVEDFEAGLSGRSASELETTLALYTGPFLDGFHVGTNVFDDWAAQERERLLSRALPSLEKLARLVDAESGLAVADRILAMEPTREETYRLKMELLVAGGQRDQALRTFEACRSVLRKEFGVDVSAETRTLWQSLLSSTESPSNPQTANGAIAGQRSGRPSIAMAEFVNLTGQRGDDFFAKGLVHDITTALSEVADYIVISALEKNGEEPRAQDSLRARYTLKGSVQRSGDGLRVNIQLVDAAGGHNVWAQKFDGQSESALQFQDRIAQSVVLAVSLELQLTNWKVRDKSPPGPPEVRRLVNEALMKYFEMTRDSLLVSKDLAEKALAIAPDNVRAKRTLSIATTMGGAFGALPRKQEYIDRAIELAEDAVRAVPDDEIARCILSFAYECDGRIDEAIVQCQHAISLNPSYPSGHGDIAMLFALRGQVSEAVRAANEAIRLGTHDVIDFWRHHGLVLALFAGQDDRRALEVARKVVRTKPGFVRGALYWAATASATGNNEEASRAIHHCLSQLPHLNLGNVAPGFMPRYVRDDHHGRFLEMLSRAGLPSS; encoded by the coding sequence ATGCAGGGTGGGAAAGGCTTCATTGCTGGCAGGATTTCTCTCTTCGGTGGTTTTCGAATTGAGAGGGAAGCTGGCAGTGAGCTCTTGCTGACCGGAAAGCGCGGTGCCGCTATCCTCGCCTATCTTGCCCTTTGTCCCGGTATGGCGGCGCCACGCGAGCGGCTGGCCGACCTACTTTGGAGCGACAGCGACAGCGAACACTCACGCAACAGCCTGCGGCAAACGCTCAGTGTCCTGCGCCGGGATTTGTCGCGCGCGGGTATGGATATCATCCAGTCCCACAAGGAGCTGATTGGGATAAAGGCAAACGCGGTGCGGGTTGACGTGGAGGACTTCGAAGCCGGCCTGTCTGGCCGGTCCGCTTCGGAGCTCGAAACCACCCTGGCGCTTTATACGGGGCCGTTTCTCGACGGGTTTCATGTCGGCACCAATGTTTTCGACGATTGGGCGGCGCAGGAACGCGAAAGGCTGCTGAGCCGCGCGCTTCCGTCGCTGGAGAAGCTCGCTCGTCTCGTGGATGCCGAAAGCGGGCTTGCCGTGGCCGATCGAATTCTGGCCATGGAACCGACGCGGGAGGAAACCTACCGGCTGAAGATGGAACTGCTCGTTGCGGGCGGTCAGCGAGACCAGGCGTTGCGAACCTTCGAGGCTTGCAGAAGCGTCTTGAGGAAGGAGTTCGGTGTCGATGTCAGCGCCGAGACACGAACGCTTTGGCAATCGCTGCTTTCCTCCACAGAGTCACCGTCAAATCCGCAGACGGCCAACGGAGCCATCGCCGGTCAGCGCTCGGGACGCCCATCCATCGCCATGGCCGAGTTCGTCAATCTGACGGGACAGCGCGGCGACGACTTCTTCGCCAAGGGTCTGGTCCACGATATCACCACGGCGCTCTCCGAGGTGGCCGACTATATCGTTATCTCGGCCCTCGAGAAAAACGGCGAGGAGCCGAGGGCGCAGGACAGCTTGCGGGCGCGTTACACGCTGAAGGGCAGCGTCCAGCGGTCGGGAGACGGGCTGAGGGTGAACATCCAGCTTGTCGATGCCGCGGGTGGCCACAATGTCTGGGCTCAGAAGTTCGACGGCCAATCGGAAAGCGCGCTTCAATTCCAGGACAGGATCGCGCAGTCGGTCGTGCTGGCGGTGAGCCTTGAGCTTCAGTTGACCAACTGGAAGGTTCGCGACAAGAGCCCGCCCGGTCCTCCCGAAGTGCGCCGGCTGGTGAACGAAGCCCTGATGAAATATTTCGAGATGACCCGGGACTCGTTGCTGGTCTCGAAGGATCTCGCCGAAAAAGCTCTGGCGATTGCGCCCGACAACGTCCGCGCGAAACGGACGCTGTCCATCGCGACGACCATGGGGGGGGCGTTCGGCGCCTTGCCTCGCAAGCAGGAGTATATCGACCGTGCGATCGAGCTTGCCGAGGACGCGGTAAGGGCCGTGCCCGACGACGAAATTGCCCGCTGCATCCTGTCATTCGCCTACGAATGCGATGGCCGGATCGACGAGGCGATCGTGCAATGCCAGCACGCAATCAGCCTCAATCCGAGCTATCCCAGCGGCCACGGCGATATTGCGATGCTCTTCGCGCTGCGCGGACAGGTCAGCGAGGCGGTGCGCGCGGCCAACGAAGCGATCCGGCTTGGAACGCATGACGTCATCGACTTCTGGCGTCACCACGGCCTGGTTTTGGCGCTGTTTGCCGGTCAGGACGATCGGCGGGCACTCGAAGTCGCCCGCAAGGTGGTCAGGACAAAGCCGGGATTCGTGCGCGGCGCCCTTTATTGGGCGGCAACCGCTTCGGCGACAGGGAACAATGAAGAGGCCTCGCGGGCCATCCATCACTGTCTGTCACAGCTTCCACATCTCAACCTGGGCAATGTCGCTCCTGGGTTCATGCCCCGCTATGTGAGGGACGACCATCACGGCAGGTTCCTCGAGATGCTGTCGAGAGCCGGCCTTCCTAGCTCCTGA
- a CDS encoding DUF1194 domain-containing protein, with amino-acid sequence MVECIHGTFGSDAGPIRHINSLLRLATFATSILWGPVADANNVGLASMRVDVAVVFAVDFSSSIDPKIADMQREGHAEALTSPEIIRAISQNYLGCIGVAYFEWSSPGRSRTVLPWTRICGLDDAKAAASVISKTGDTGHIRRGRGGTSVSTAIDVGSLLLDEFPGNAMKKVIDISSNGENNDGLPVQPSRENAIAKGYTINAIAIPADDEDPRQPLASYFEQSVIGGSQAFVMSPKEPRDYVTALRRKLVTEVSMNAETPDRASALSAAVANIQ; translated from the coding sequence ATGGTCGAATGTATTCATGGGACTTTTGGCTCTGATGCGGGGCCGATCAGGCATATCAATTCATTGCTGAGACTGGCGACATTCGCGACCTCAATACTTTGGGGACCTGTCGCGGATGCAAACAACGTCGGTCTGGCGTCGATGCGTGTCGACGTAGCCGTGGTCTTCGCCGTGGATTTCTCCTCCTCGATCGATCCCAAGATCGCCGACATGCAGCGTGAAGGCCACGCCGAAGCGCTCACCTCGCCCGAGATCATCCGCGCCATCTCCCAGAACTATCTCGGTTGCATCGGCGTGGCCTATTTCGAATGGTCGAGCCCGGGTCGCTCGCGCACCGTGCTGCCCTGGACACGCATCTGCGGACTGGACGATGCCAAGGCGGCCGCGTCGGTGATCAGCAAGACGGGCGACACCGGCCATATCCGTCGAGGCCGGGGCGGAACTTCGGTTTCGACGGCAATCGATGTCGGAAGCCTCCTGCTCGACGAGTTTCCAGGAAATGCCATGAAGAAGGTGATCGACATCTCTTCGAACGGCGAGAACAATGACGGGCTGCCCGTGCAGCCAAGCCGGGAAAACGCCATCGCCAAGGGTTACACGATCAACGCGATCGCCATTCCGGCCGACGACGAGGACCCTCGCCAACCGCTGGCTTCCTACTTTGAGCAGTCGGTTATCGGCGGCTCACAGGCCTTCGTGATGTCACCGAAGGAGCCGCGCGATTACGTCACGGCCCTGCGCCGCAAGCTGGTGACGGAAGTGAGCATGAATGCCGAAACGCCCGATCGAGCGTCGGCACTATCCGCCGCCGTTGCAAATATCCAGTAG
- a CDS encoding DUF899 domain-containing protein, which yields MTQHMKTPPVVSQEAWEGAYEEMLVKEKAVTRARDALAAERRRMPWMEVKKDYVFEGPNGKASLLDLFEGRRQLVVYRAFFEPGVFGWPEHACRGCSLGADQVGNLAHLNARDTTLAYASRAPQADIRRLKERMDWKMPWYTITDSWDKDFGVDEWHGHNVFIHDGKRIFRTYFVNNRGDEAFGTVWSYLDVTPLGRQEVWEDSPEGYPQTQTYKWWNWHDSYEAGAAPDQRWVEVSDAGEAAFRNKNA from the coding sequence ATGACCCAACACATGAAGACACCGCCGGTCGTTTCGCAGGAAGCGTGGGAAGGCGCCTATGAAGAGATGTTGGTGAAGGAAAAGGCCGTCACCCGCGCCCGCGACGCTCTGGCCGCCGAACGCCGCCGCATGCCGTGGATGGAAGTCAAGAAGGACTATGTGTTCGAAGGCCCGAACGGCAAGGCGAGCCTGCTCGACCTGTTCGAAGGCCGCCGGCAGCTTGTCGTCTACCGCGCCTTCTTCGAGCCCGGCGTCTTTGGCTGGCCGGAACATGCCTGCCGCGGCTGCTCGCTCGGCGCCGACCAGGTCGGCAACCTCGCGCACCTCAACGCCCGCGACACCACGCTTGCCTATGCCTCGCGCGCGCCGCAGGCCGACATCCGGCGGCTGAAGGAGCGCATGGACTGGAAGATGCCCTGGTACACGATCACCGACAGCTGGGATAAGGATTTCGGCGTCGACGAATGGCACGGCCACAACGTCTTCATCCATGACGGCAAGCGCATCTTCCGCACCTATTTCGTCAACAACCGGGGCGACGAAGCGTTCGGCACCGTGTGGAGCTATCTCGACGTCACGCCACTCGGCCGTCAGGAGGTGTGGGAGGATTCGCCCGAGGGCTATCCGCAGACCCAGACCTACAAATGGTGGAACTGGCACGACAGTTACGAAGCAGGTGCCGCCCCCGACCAGAGATGGGTCGAGGTGTCGGATGCCGGCGAAGCGGCGTTCCGCAACAAGAACGCCTGA